One window of the Chloroflexota bacterium genome contains the following:
- a CDS encoding alpha-glucosidase/alpha-galactosidase, whose amino-acid sequence MPKITFIGAGSLVFTRQLCSDILLAPALQGSIISLMDIDPQRLEQSRGIVQALIDQRGINARVEATIDQRQAVTGTDYVVTTFQQGGLEAYRLDIEIPQRYGVEQCVGDTLGPGGVFRSLRTIPVLLDLCNDMDEVAPDALLLNYVNPMAANCWAVAEESGRPHVGLCHSVQGTSEMLARWINLPYEEINFLCAGINHQAFFLEFRRGKEDLYPLIWDAIERPEVCGEEPVRIDIMKHFGYFVTESSGHASEYMPYFRKSPEMVNQVLVPRFTDEINSWYDYARTGGYLRHCLHRWEAFRAEYEEIVASEAETERSHEYGSRIIEAIETNNPISINGNVPNTGLIDRLPEGCCVEVACLVDGSGVQPTHVRDYPAQLAALNRTNINVQELIVTASSSGCIEAVRHAVMLDPLTAAVCTLDEIRDMVDEMLAAEKQWLPQFSGLSG is encoded by the coding sequence ATGCCTAAGATCACATTCATCGGCGCAGGAAGCCTGGTTTTCACGCGCCAGCTATGTAGCGATATCCTGTTGGCGCCCGCGCTGCAGGGAAGTATCATCTCGCTGATGGACATCGACCCCCAGCGCCTGGAACAGTCAAGAGGCATTGTCCAGGCCCTGATCGATCAACGGGGAATCAACGCTCGGGTCGAAGCGACCATTGATCAACGGCAGGCTGTCACCGGCACCGATTATGTCGTAACGACCTTTCAACAGGGTGGCCTGGAAGCCTATAGACTGGATATCGAGATCCCGCAGCGCTACGGCGTGGAGCAATGTGTCGGCGACACCCTGGGGCCGGGCGGCGTCTTCCGCTCCCTGCGCACGATCCCGGTGCTGCTCGATCTGTGCAATGACATGGACGAGGTCGCACCCGATGCGTTATTGCTCAACTACGTCAATCCCATGGCAGCCAACTGCTGGGCAGTTGCCGAAGAGAGCGGCCGGCCCCATGTTGGTCTCTGTCACAGTGTGCAAGGCACCAGCGAGATGCTGGCCCGCTGGATCAACCTACCCTACGAGGAGATCAATTTCCTCTGTGCCGGCATCAACCACCAGGCATTCTTCCTGGAATTCCGCCGCGGCAAGGAGGACCTCTATCCACTGATTTGGGATGCCATTGAAAGGCCCGAGGTCTGCGGCGAGGAGCCGGTGCGAATCGACATCATGAAACACTTTGGCTACTTCGTCACCGAGTCCAGTGGCCATGCCAGCGAATACATGCCCTACTTTCGCAAAAGCCCTGAGATGGTGAACCAGGTGCTGGTGCCCAGGTTCACCGACGAGATCAACTCCTGGTATGACTACGCCCGCACGGGCGGATATCTGCGCCACTGCCTGCATCGCTGGGAAGCCTTCCGGGCCGAGTACGAGGAGATCGTCGCAAGCGAGGCAGAAACCGAACGCAGCCACGAGTATGGTTCAAGAATCATCGAGGCCATCGAGACAAACAACCCGATCTCCATTAACGGCAACGTGCCCAATACCGGCCTTATCGACCGTTTGCCCGAAGGTTGTTGCGTCGAAGTCGCCTGCCTGGTCGACGGCAGCGGTGTGCAACCCACTCACGTGAGAGACTATCCAGCGCAGCTGGCAGCACTCAACCGCACCAACATCAACGTCCAGGAATTGATCGTTACCGCTTCCTCGTCCGGCTGCATCGAGGCCGTTCGCCATGCTGTCATGCTGGATCCATTGACCGCGGCGGTCTGCACGCTGGACGAGATCCGGGACATGGTCGACGAAATGCTGGCGGCGGAAAAGCAATGGCTGCCGCAGTTCAGCGGATTATCCGGATAG
- a CDS encoding aldo/keto reductase — MIYRFMGKTGLKVSALCLGTMTFGRDTDEKTSFEIMDRFMEDGGNFLDTANVYTRGVSEEIVGRWLQGKKRQDLIIATKVRFPMGEGPNELGLSRKHILDSVEDSLRRLGTDTIDLYQVHGWDPITPLEETLSTLNDLVRSGKVRYVGASNFSGWQIQKAVDLSRHNGWEAFTCLQPLYNLLDRSIEWELVPVCMNEGLGIIPWSPLRGGWLSGKYQRGMTAPIEGTRIDQAEKGGWSEAWSLYNLERTWAIIDALLEVAKDEGKTPAQVALNWLHHRPGVTAPIIGVRTVAHLEDNLGAVGWALSDENMAQLTTVSKPDLHYPYDWMQRLRKIR, encoded by the coding sequence ATGATCTACCGTTTTATGGGCAAAACCGGTCTCAAGGTCAGCGCGCTCTGCCTGGGAACCATGACTTTCGGGCGCGATACCGACGAAAAAACCAGTTTCGAGATCATGGATCGATTCATGGAAGATGGTGGCAACTTCCTGGATACCGCCAATGTCTACACCCGCGGCGTGTCGGAGGAGATCGTCGGCCGTTGGTTACAGGGCAAAAAGCGCCAGGACCTGATCATTGCCACCAAGGTCCGTTTTCCCATGGGCGAAGGGCCCAATGAGCTTGGCCTGAGTCGCAAACACATCCTGGACTCGGTCGAAGACAGCCTGCGGCGCCTGGGCACCGATACCATCGACTTGTATCAGGTCCATGGCTGGGACCCGATCACGCCGCTGGAAGAAACGCTTTCAACCCTGAATGATCTGGTAAGAAGTGGCAAGGTGCGCTATGTCGGTGCCAGCAACTTCAGTGGTTGGCAGATTCAAAAGGCTGTCGACCTGAGCCGGCACAATGGCTGGGAAGCCTTCACCTGCTTGCAGCCCCTCTACAATCTACTAGATCGCTCCATCGAATGGGAGCTGGTACCGGTCTGCATGAACGAAGGGCTGGGCATCATCCCATGGAGCCCCTTGCGAGGCGGCTGGCTGAGCGGGAAATACCAGCGCGGCATGACAGCACCCATCGAGGGCACCCGCATCGATCAGGCGGAAAAGGGGGGCTGGAGTGAGGCCTGGAGCCTCTACAATCTGGAGCGCACCTGGGCCATCATCGACGCCTTGCTGGAAGTTGCAAAGGATGAGGGCAAGACCCCGGCCCAGGTTGCGCTGAATTGGCTGCACCATCGCCCTGGAGTCACAGCACCCATCATCGGCGTCCGCACGGTAGCCCACCTGGAGGACAATCTGGGCGCGGTCGGTTGGGCCCTCTCCGACGAAAACATGGCTCAATTGACCACAGTGAGTAAACCTGATCTGCACTATCCCTACGATTGGATGCAAAGGTTACGAAAGATTCGCTAA
- a CDS encoding oligopeptide/dipeptide ABC transporter ATP-binding protein encodes MPIKDPDNVILDVKNLKMYFPLRRGLLQKVVGYVKAVDGVSFSLRENEIMGLVGESGCGKTTTGRAILRLYDPTDGEVWYWRANGEGIDVAQISKSEMKPLRREMRMIFQDPFSSLNPRFTVKDIIGEPLIIHGEAKGKELEDRVAELMRAVGLDPAYMQRYPHEFSGGQRQRIGLARTLSLNPRLIVADEPVSALDVSVQAQVLNLLQELQEEMGLTLIFVAHDLSVVEHVSDRIAVMYVGKIVEMADTETLLWNPMHPYTEALVSAVPPADPDIQPDRIILEGDVPSPANPPPGCVFHPRCRYAKDICHQEVPELSEARPEHFVSCHFARELELRGVGGRQ; translated from the coding sequence ATGCCGATAAAAGATCCCGACAACGTGATTTTGGACGTCAAAAATCTCAAAATGTATTTCCCCCTACGCCGGGGCCTGCTACAGAAAGTCGTGGGTTACGTCAAGGCGGTCGACGGCGTCAGCTTCAGCCTGCGCGAGAACGAGATCATGGGCCTGGTTGGCGAAAGTGGCTGCGGAAAGACCACAACAGGGCGCGCAATTTTGCGCCTCTACGATCCGACCGACGGAGAGGTCTGGTACTGGAGGGCCAACGGCGAGGGAATCGACGTGGCCCAGATCAGCAAGAGCGAGATGAAGCCGTTGCGCCGTGAAATGCGCATGATCTTTCAGGATCCGTTCAGTTCTCTCAATCCCCGCTTCACGGTCAAGGATATCATCGGTGAACCGTTGATCATCCATGGAGAGGCCAAGGGCAAGGAACTGGAGGATCGGGTAGCCGAACTCATGCGGGCCGTGGGCCTCGATCCGGCTTACATGCAACGCTATCCCCATGAGTTTTCCGGTGGGCAGCGGCAGCGCATCGGCCTGGCCCGTACCCTTTCGCTCAACCCAAGACTGATCGTGGCCGATGAACCGGTATCGGCATTGGATGTTTCCGTCCAGGCCCAGGTGCTCAATCTGCTTCAGGAGCTTCAGGAAGAGATGGGACTCACCTTGATCTTTGTCGCTCATGACCTGTCGGTGGTAGAGCATGTCTCCGACCGGATTGCCGTCATGTACGTCGGCAAGATCGTCGAGATGGCCGACACGGAAACCTTGCTCTGGAATCCAATGCATCCCTACACAGAAGCGTTGGTCTCCGCTGTGCCGCCGGCTGACCCGGATATCCAGCCCGATCGCATTATCCTGGAGGGTGATGTGCCAAGCCCTGCCAATCCGCCGCCGGGCTGTGTCTTCCATCCTCGTTGCCGCTATGCCAAGGACATCTGTCACCAGGAAGTGCCGGAACTAAGCGAAGCCAGACCTGAACATTTCGTCAGTTGCCATTTCGCCAGGGAGTTGGAGCTTAGAGGGGTAGGAGGCCGGCAATGA
- a CDS encoding RDD family protein: protein MTTTDPGQTTERRKLTIGVKGFKPRLFAMVFDVLIMLTITLMVFFAVGFLTIVVSSYNPFDPVSFNLLLVGLGILVSVLYYVWSWSKSGQTVGKAVLGLRVITDEGAPPSFGKALLRYVGYIISGIVLSLGFLWIAFDRKRQGWHDKIAGTYVVDTDDTFDPATVDVTFEAEEQGAGWGWLVLWLLVALIFPAALFSGLWVLGPIVFRMLTGLVQ from the coding sequence ATGACCACCACCGATCCGGGACAAACGACTGAGCGCCGCAAGCTGACTATCGGAGTCAAGGGATTCAAACCGCGTTTGTTCGCCATGGTCTTTGATGTCTTGATTATGCTAACCATCACGCTTATGGTGTTTTTTGCGGTTGGCTTTCTGACCATCGTAGTCTCCAGCTACAATCCCTTCGACCCCGTCTCCTTTAACCTGTTGCTTGTGGGCCTTGGAATCCTGGTCTCCGTTCTGTACTACGTGTGGTCCTGGTCGAAATCAGGACAGACGGTCGGCAAGGCGGTCCTCGGGCTCAGGGTGATCACCGACGAAGGCGCTCCACCCTCCTTCGGCAAGGCCTTACTGCGATATGTCGGCTATATCATCAGCGGCATTGTATTGTCCCTTGGATTTCTCTGGATCGCCTTTGACAGAAAACGCCAGGGATGGCATGATAAAATCGCCGGCACCTATGTCGTCGATACCGACGACACCTTCGATCCCGCCACGGTCGACGTGACCTTCGAAGCGGAAGAACAGGGTGCCGGTTGGGGCTGGCTGGTGCTGTGGCTTCTGGTCGCACTTATCTTCCCGGCTGCACTCTTCAGTGGTCTGTGGGTGTTGGGACCCATCGTCTTCCGGATGCTGACCGGGCTGGTGCAGTAA